Proteins co-encoded in one Bradyrhizobium sp. 170 genomic window:
- a CDS encoding NAD(P)/FAD-dependent oxidoreductase, translating to MNETDVVIIGAGHNGLTCAAYLAMAGLRVKVVERRKAVGGAAVTEEFHPGFRNSVAAYTVSLLNPQIVADLKLANHGLRIVERRAQNFLPAPDGSYLLTGEGRTHQSVAKLSERDAATIDAFSRELEAIADVLRQFVLRAPPNIVEGFGIGAIREAFNAIGTAGILRKLSLEQQRNLLDLFTRSAGEMLDERFENDLVKALFGFDAIVGNYASPYAAGSAYVMLHHAFGEVNGKKGVWGHAIGGMGAITLAMARAARGHGAEIETEAGVREVIVEGGRAAGVILDNGEAIRAKYVVSGVNPKLLYTRLVPSGALAPEFLERISRWRNGSGTFRMNVALNALPSFTALPGAGDHLTAGIILAPSLGYMDRAWQDARSHGWSREPVVEVLIPSTLDDSLAPEGQHVASLFCQHVAPELPDGKSWDDHREEVADLMIATVDKFAPGFGTSVIGRQVLSPLDLERQFGLLGGDIFHGALTLNQLFSARPMLGHADYRGPLKGLYHCGSGAHPGGGVTGAPGHNAARTILGDHRALFG from the coding sequence ATGAACGAGACGGACGTTGTCATCATTGGGGCGGGGCATAACGGCCTCACCTGCGCGGCCTATCTCGCGATGGCCGGCCTGCGCGTAAAAGTGGTCGAGCGCCGCAAGGCGGTCGGCGGCGCCGCCGTGACCGAGGAATTCCACCCCGGCTTCCGCAACTCGGTGGCCGCCTATACGGTCAGCCTGCTCAATCCGCAGATCGTTGCCGACCTGAAACTCGCCAATCATGGCCTGCGCATCGTCGAGCGCCGCGCGCAGAATTTCCTGCCCGCGCCCGACGGCAGCTATCTGCTGACCGGCGAGGGCCGCACCCACCAATCGGTAGCAAAACTCAGCGAGCGCGATGCGGCCACGATTGATGCCTTCTCGCGCGAACTGGAGGCCATCGCCGACGTGCTGCGGCAATTCGTGCTGCGCGCGCCGCCGAACATCGTCGAGGGCTTTGGGATCGGCGCGATCCGCGAAGCCTTCAACGCCATCGGCACGGCCGGCATCCTGCGCAAGCTATCGCTTGAACAGCAGCGCAATCTGCTCGACCTGTTCACGCGCTCGGCCGGCGAGATGCTGGACGAGCGTTTCGAGAACGACCTGGTGAAGGCGCTGTTCGGCTTCGACGCCATCGTCGGCAATTACGCCAGCCCCTACGCGGCGGGCTCGGCCTACGTCATGCTGCACCATGCGTTCGGCGAGGTGAACGGCAAGAAGGGCGTGTGGGGCCATGCGATCGGCGGCATGGGCGCGATCACGCTAGCGATGGCGCGCGCGGCGCGCGGGCATGGCGCCGAGATCGAAACGGAAGCCGGCGTGCGCGAGGTGATCGTCGAGGGCGGCCGCGCCGCGGGCGTCATCCTCGACAATGGCGAGGCCATCCGCGCGAAATACGTCGTCTCCGGCGTCAATCCGAAATTGCTGTATACGCGGCTCGTGCCGTCGGGCGCGCTGGCGCCGGAATTCCTCGAACGGATCTCGCGCTGGCGCAACGGCTCCGGCACCTTCCGGATGAATGTCGCGCTGAACGCCCTGCCCTCTTTCACTGCATTGCCCGGCGCCGGCGATCATCTCACCGCCGGCATCATCCTCGCGCCCAGCCTCGGCTACATGGACCGCGCCTGGCAGGATGCGCGCAGCCATGGCTGGAGCCGTGAGCCGGTGGTGGAAGTGCTGATCCCCTCGACGCTGGACGATTCGCTTGCGCCAGAGGGCCAACATGTCGCGAGCCTGTTCTGCCAGCATGTCGCACCGGAATTGCCGGACGGAAAGTCATGGGACGACCATCGCGAGGAGGTCGCCGACCTCATGATCGCGACGGTGGATAAATTCGCGCCGGGCTTTGGGACAAGCGTGATCGGCCGTCAGGTGCTGTCGCCGCTCGACCTCGAGCGGCAGTTCGGCCTGCTCGGCGGCGACATCTTCCATGGCGCCTTGACGCTCAATCAATTGTTCTCGGCGCGGCCGATGCTGGGCCATGCCGATTATCGCGGGCCGCTGAAGGGCCTCTATCATTGCGGCTCGGGCGCCCATCCCGGCGGCGGCGTCACCGGCGCCCCCGGCCACAACGCCGCGAGGACCATCCTGGGCGATCACCGCGCGCTTTTCGGATAG
- a CDS encoding IS630 family transposase (programmed frameshift), translating into MGKPYSNDLRERVVKAVIKGGLSRHQAAAQFGVGISTAINWVQRFHETGSVKPDQIGGYRPKKIAGPHREWLMQRCRKDFTVRGLVAELAVRGLKVDYRTMWEFLHAEKLSYKKTLIAAEQDRPDVARRRMQWTKYQNRIDPTRLVFIDETWTKTNMAPLRGWAPRGQRLKAKVPHGRWHTMTFMAALRHDRITAPWFIEGPINGEAFLLYIEKVLVPTLRPGDIVVMDNLGSHKARAVRRAIRAAGARLFYLPKYSPDLNPIEQFFAKFKHWLRKAAQRTTEAVYDAIAPILDTVSPAECANYFANAGYDQT; encoded by the exons ATGGGAAAACCCTATTCGAACGACCTTCGTGAGCGGGTGGTGAAGGCTGTCATCAAAGGCGGCCTGTCGAGGCATCAGGCGGCCGCCCAATTTGGGGTGGGCATCAGCACGGCGATCAACTGGGTACAGCGCTTCCACGAGACCGGCAGCGTCAAGCCGGACCAGATCGGCGGCTATAGGCCAAAGAAGATTGCGGGGCCGCACCGCGAATGGCTGATGCAACGGTGCCGGAAGGATTTTACCGTGCGCGGGCTGGTGGCCGAACTCGCTGTGCGTGGGCTCAAGGTCGATTACCGCACGATGTGGGAGTTCCTCCACGCTGAGAAGCTCAGTTAC AAAAAGACGCTGATTGCCGCCGAGCAGGATCGTCCCGATGTTGCCCGTCGGCGGATGCAGTGGACCAAGTATCAGAATCGGATCGATCCCACTCGGCTGGTGTTCATCGACGAGACCTGGACCAAAACCAATATGGCGCCGCTACGGGGCTGGGCGCCGCGTGGTCAACGTCTCAAAGCCAAGGTGCCGCACGGCCGCTGGCACACCATGACCTTCATGGCCGCTTTGCGCCACGATCGCATCACCGCTCCCTGGTTCATCGAGGGGCCAATCAACGGCGAAGCCTTCCTTCTCTACATCGAGAAGGTTTTGGTTCCGACCCTGCGGCCCGGCGACATCGTGGTCATGGACAATCTTGGCTCGCACAAGGCCCGCGCCGTGCGTCGCGCCATCCGTGCCGCCGGCGCAAGACTCTTCTACCTGCCGAAATACTCGCCAGATCTCAACCCAATCGAGCAGTTCTTTGCCAAGTTCAAACACTGGCTGCGCAAAGCCGCGCAGCGAACCACCGAGGCCGTCTACGATGCTATCGCTCCAATCCTCGACACCGTATCACCGGCCGAATGCGCCAATTACTTCGCCAACGCCGGTTATGACCAAACCTAG
- a CDS encoding Flp family type IVb pilin — MKSIIKSFFKDESGATAIEYGLIAAGIAIAIITAVNGLGTQLSTNFVTISNSLK; from the coding sequence ATGAAATCGATCATTAAGTCATTCTTTAAGGACGAATCAGGAGCCACGGCCATCGAGTATGGCCTGATCGCAGCGGGTATCGCGATTGCGATCATCACCGCCGTGAACGGTCTCGGCACCCAGCTGTCGACGAACTTCGTTACGATCTCGAACTCGCTGAAGTAA
- a CDS encoding 50S ribosomal protein L11 methyltransferase has product MTSIAPTYRVSFAIGDEHAAKGVVDALTEVFFEGQAAVAAFERPDGRWDVTVHFAEPPDQSLVRELVANAAGAEAAEGIAFDTVEAKDWVKASLEDLVPVPAGRFVIHGQHDRERIAANKLGIEIEAALAFGTGHHGTTRGCLLLLDHVLKAWRPRRVLDLGTGTGVLAIAAARALHEKILASDIDPPSVQVARENARLNVSGHLVQAIRATGFAAPQFVAAAPFDLVLANILANPLRQLAGPMARHLAPSALVILSGLLTHQAPGVIAAYRARGLVPVRHLRIDGWSSLLLRKVN; this is encoded by the coding sequence ATGACTTCTATCGCCCCTACGTACCGTGTCAGCTTTGCAATCGGTGACGAGCACGCGGCCAAAGGCGTGGTCGATGCCCTGACCGAAGTTTTTTTTGAAGGCCAGGCCGCGGTCGCCGCGTTCGAACGGCCGGATGGCCGATGGGACGTCACGGTGCATTTTGCCGAGCCGCCTGATCAGTCGCTGGTGCGCGAACTCGTTGCCAATGCAGCCGGTGCAGAAGCCGCAGAGGGCATCGCCTTCGACACGGTCGAGGCCAAGGATTGGGTCAAGGCCAGCCTCGAAGACCTCGTCCCTGTGCCCGCCGGACGTTTCGTGATTCACGGCCAGCATGACCGCGAGAGGATCGCGGCCAACAAGCTCGGCATCGAAATCGAGGCGGCGCTGGCATTCGGCACCGGCCACCATGGCACCACGCGCGGCTGCCTGCTGCTGCTCGATCATGTCCTGAAAGCCTGGCGCCCGCGCCGCGTGCTCGATCTCGGCACCGGCACCGGCGTGCTGGCGATCGCCGCCGCCAGGGCGCTGCATGAAAAGATACTGGCCAGCGATATCGATCCGCCCTCGGTGCAGGTCGCCCGCGAGAACGCGCGGCTGAACGTGTCAGGGCATCTGGTGCAGGCGATCCGCGCTACCGGCTTCGCGGCCCCGCAATTCGTAGCCGCCGCGCCATTCGATCTGGTGCTGGCGAATATTCTCGCCAATCCGTTGCGGCAGCTGGCAGGGCCGATGGCGCGGCATCTGGCGCCATCGGCCTTGGTCATTCTGTCGGGCCTGCTGACGCACCAGGCGCCCGGCGTCATCGCTGCCTATCGCGCCCGTGGGCTGGTGCCGGTGCGGCACCTTCGCATCGACGGCTGGAGCAGCCTGTTGCTGCGCAAGGTGAACTGA
- a CDS encoding aminopeptidase P family protein — MFEAHFQTFEEPESGIALTARLGTFREELARRKLTGFVIPRADQQQNEYVAASEERLSWLTGFTGSAGMAVVLTREAALFVDGRYTLQAAKQVDRKAWHIEPLADPPPEHWLTKHLVAGDRLGFDPWLHTSAATERLAAACAKAGAELIAVDSNPVDSVWHERPAPPLGPVAVHGTQFSGEIEAEKLKRIRLEMSKLGVEALVLSDSHAVAWTFNVRGADVSHTPLPLSYALVPKDGRPTVFIDHRKLSNLTRDHLEQSADVREPDALVPDLTELARSGAAIALDSATAADALSRLIAGAGGKPVRGNDPVSLLKAVKNITEIEGTRTAHRRDAVALTRFLAWIDREAPSGALTEIDTVEALETFRRQTCALKDVSFPTIAGTGPNGAIVHYRVTRKSNRRIAPGDLLLIDSGAQYEDGTTDVTRTIAIGKPTDEMRDRFTRVLRGHIAIARAIFPDGTTGAQLDSFARQFLWQAGLDFEHGTGHGVGSYLSVHEGPARISKLGTTPLKRGMILSNEPGYYKTDAYGIRIENLELVIGTDVAGAEKPVNAFETLTLAPIDRRLIDVNMLSATELKWLNDYHERVNRAVRPHLDDNATKLWLDDATAAMLPL, encoded by the coding sequence ATGTTCGAAGCCCATTTCCAGACATTCGAAGAACCCGAGAGCGGCATCGCGCTGACCGCGCGGCTGGGTACCTTCCGCGAGGAACTGGCGCGCCGGAAGCTGACCGGATTCGTGATTCCCCGCGCCGATCAGCAGCAAAACGAGTATGTCGCGGCCTCCGAAGAGCGGCTGTCCTGGCTCACCGGCTTCACCGGCTCGGCCGGTATGGCTGTTGTCCTGACGCGCGAGGCCGCCCTTTTCGTCGATGGCCGCTATACGCTGCAGGCCGCCAAGCAGGTCGACCGCAAGGCCTGGCACATCGAGCCGCTGGCCGATCCGCCGCCGGAACACTGGCTGACCAAGCATCTCGTGGCCGGTGACCGCCTCGGTTTTGATCCGTGGCTGCACACTTCGGCGGCAACCGAGCGTCTGGCCGCCGCTTGCGCCAAGGCCGGCGCCGAATTGATCGCGGTGGACAGCAATCCGGTGGATTCGGTGTGGCATGAGCGCCCGGCCCCGCCGCTCGGCCCCGTCGCCGTTCATGGCACGCAATTTTCCGGCGAGATCGAAGCCGAAAAACTCAAGCGGATCCGGCTCGAGATGAGCAAGCTCGGCGTCGAGGCGCTGGTGCTATCTGATAGTCACGCGGTGGCCTGGACCTTCAACGTCCGCGGTGCCGACGTCTCGCACACGCCGCTGCCCTTGTCCTACGCGCTGGTGCCGAAGGACGGCCGCCCCACCGTCTTCATTGACCACCGCAAGCTGTCGAACCTGACACGCGACCATCTCGAACAATCCGCCGATGTCCGGGAGCCCGACGCGCTGGTGCCTGATCTGACCGAGCTCGCGCGCAGCGGCGCCGCGATCGCCCTCGACAGCGCCACCGCCGCGGACGCGTTGAGCCGCCTGATCGCAGGCGCCGGGGGAAAGCCGGTGCGCGGCAACGATCCGGTGAGCCTGTTGAAGGCGGTGAAGAACATCACCGAGATCGAGGGCACGCGGACCGCGCACAGGCGCGACGCGGTGGCGCTGACACGTTTCCTCGCCTGGATCGACCGCGAGGCGCCCTCCGGCGCGCTGACGGAGATCGACACCGTCGAGGCGCTGGAAACTTTTCGGCGCCAGACCTGCGCGCTGAAGGATGTTTCGTTTCCCACGATCGCGGGCACCGGACCGAACGGCGCCATCGTGCATTACCGCGTCACCCGCAAGAGCAACCGGCGGATTGCGCCCGGCGACCTCCTGCTGATCGATTCCGGCGCGCAATATGAAGACGGCACCACCGACGTCACCCGCACGATCGCGATCGGCAAGCCCACCGACGAAATGCGCGACCGCTTTACCCGCGTGCTGCGCGGGCACATCGCGATCGCGCGCGCGATCTTTCCCGACGGCACCACCGGCGCACAGCTCGACTCCTTTGCACGGCAATTTTTGTGGCAGGCCGGCCTCGATTTCGAGCACGGCACCGGCCATGGCGTCGGCAGCTACCTCTCGGTACATGAAGGCCCGGCGCGCATTTCAAAACTCGGCACCACGCCGCTGAAGCGCGGCATGATCCTTTCCAACGAGCCCGGCTATTACAAGACCGACGCCTACGGCATCCGGATCGAGAACCTCGAACTCGTCATCGGCACTGACGTCGCCGGCGCCGAGAAGCCGGTGAACGCCTTCGAGACGCTGACGCTGGCGCCGATCGACCGCCGCCTCATCGACGTGAATATGCTGAGCGCGACGGAACTGAAATGGCTGAACGATTACCACGAGCGCGTCAACCGCGCGGTGCGCCCGCATCTCGACGACAACGCCACGAAACTATGGCTGGATGACGCGACGGCAGCGATGCTGCCGCTTTAA
- a CDS encoding multidrug effflux MFS transporter yields MHGVVGKPPGAAANNNAVATSKIMLLMLVAMTGVAPISLYMLVPALPVLATTFGSDISIAQMTVSLFMVGIACSQLIMGPLSDKFGRRPVLLAGLALMVAASIGCSLAQTLPQLIAARFLQALGGATGMVVSRAIVRDLYSRDRISSMISLVIGVMMVAQMLSALAGGLLETAFGWRAIFYSITAASLGVAVLIAVALPETRRDRGVSSSFRGDVGKLMRDRAFLGYVLCQVLASQIIFTFAGGGPYIVVTQMGRTTAEYGAWFATTGFAYLVGNLFCVRFAPRHSLEKLIWFGLALQFGGALLNLLLSIAGTNQAPLWLFGTQMIVMVANAFVMNNASAGAISVRPEAAGTAAGAMGFLQQGIGALVSQFGAYLGGHSTTTLPLTAAIFALSIACASAMFFLVPRPTVVVSEELIKKAEEEESGML; encoded by the coding sequence ATGCACGGCGTCGTGGGCAAGCCGCCCGGCGCGGCGGCGAACAATAATGCCGTCGCGACATCGAAAATCATGCTGCTGATGCTGGTCGCGATGACCGGCGTCGCGCCGATCTCGCTTTACATGCTGGTGCCGGCGCTGCCCGTGCTGGCGACGACGTTCGGCAGCGACATCTCGATCGCACAGATGACGGTGTCGCTGTTCATGGTCGGCATCGCCTGCTCGCAGCTCATCATGGGGCCGCTGTCGGACAAGTTCGGCCGTCGTCCGGTGCTGCTCGCGGGCCTTGCCCTGATGGTGGCAGCCAGCATCGGTTGCTCGCTGGCGCAGACGCTGCCGCAGTTGATCGCCGCGCGGTTCCTGCAGGCGCTCGGCGGCGCCACCGGCATGGTGGTGAGCCGCGCCATCGTCCGTGATCTCTACAGCCGCGACCGCATCAGCTCCATGATCAGCCTCGTCATCGGGGTGATGATGGTGGCGCAGATGCTGAGCGCCCTCGCCGGCGGCCTGCTGGAGACCGCGTTCGGCTGGCGCGCGATCTTCTATTCCATCACCGCGGCTTCACTCGGTGTTGCCGTGCTGATCGCCGTTGCGCTGCCCGAGACGCGGCGCGACCGCGGCGTGAGCAGCAGCTTCCGCGGCGATGTCGGCAAGCTGATGCGCGACCGCGCCTTTCTCGGCTATGTGCTGTGCCAGGTGCTGGCTTCGCAGATCATCTTCACCTTTGCCGGCGGCGGGCCTTACATCGTGGTGACGCAGATGGGCCGAACCACCGCCGAATATGGCGCATGGTTCGCGACCACCGGATTTGCGTATCTGGTCGGCAACCTGTTCTGCGTCCGCTTCGCGCCGCGCCATTCGCTGGAGAAGCTGATCTGGTTCGGGCTGGCGCTGCAGTTCGGCGGCGCGCTGCTGAATCTTCTCCTGAGCATCGCCGGGACCAACCAGGCGCCGCTCTGGCTGTTCGGCACCCAGATGATCGTGATGGTCGCCAACGCGTTCGTGATGAACAATGCCTCGGCCGGCGCCATCAGCGTGCGGCCCGAGGCCGCCGGCACCGCGGCGGGCGCGATGGGCTTTCTGCAGCAGGGCATCGGCGCGCTGGTCTCGCAATTCGGCGCCTATCTCGGCGGCCACTCCACCACCACACTGCCGTTGACGGCCGCGATCTTCGCCCTCTCGATCGCCTGCGCGTCGGCGATGTTCTTTCTGGTACCGCGGCCAACGGTCGTGGTCAGCGAGGAATTGATCAAGAAGGCGGAGGAGGAAGAGAGCGGGATGTTGTGA
- a CDS encoding WG repeat-containing protein, which produces MPDFLKIVVLGALLALSSKPVIAKDQDTVAPVVFDCWEPERTFKQCAATGPDGRPRLKRSYLARLRYDRDGLASVLLFVETDKRNAQWFYVRRGVIPVPVKTMDNGPDYFEDGLARSPVGGKIGYIDRKLNLVIPATYDGAYPFKDGVAVVCTSCTIVYDRTVAEGERSWYEGGQWGRIDRRGRVVSPFRSWETYQRLEFN; this is translated from the coding sequence ATGCCTGATTTTCTCAAGATTGTTGTGCTGGGCGCTCTGCTTGCACTCTCGTCCAAGCCGGTCATAGCAAAAGATCAGGACACGGTTGCGCCTGTGGTCTTTGATTGCTGGGAGCCCGAGCGCACTTTCAAGCAGTGTGCGGCAACCGGCCCCGACGGGCGGCCGCGCTTGAAGCGATCCTATTTGGCTCGACTTCGATATGACCGTGATGGGCTGGCTTCCGTCTTGTTGTTCGTTGAGACTGACAAACGGAACGCCCAATGGTTCTACGTTCGACGTGGCGTCATCCCAGTGCCGGTTAAAACAATGGACAACGGCCCGGACTATTTCGAGGACGGTCTCGCGCGATCGCCGGTCGGCGGCAAGATTGGATACATCGACCGCAAACTCAATCTCGTGATCCCGGCGACGTATGACGGCGCCTATCCATTCAAGGATGGAGTTGCCGTTGTCTGCACGTCTTGCACTATTGTCTATGACCGCACTGTCGCTGAAGGCGAGCGCAGCTGGTACGAGGGCGGACAATGGGGACGCATCGACCGCAGGGGACGTGTGGTCTCACCCTTCCGATCGTGGGAGACATATCAGCGCCTCGAATTCAACTGA
- the ligA gene encoding NAD-dependent DNA ligase LigA: MAVKAKKALVDVEKLTKAQAKVEHMRLALEIEAHNERYYQKDAPTVSDAAYDALRQRLVAIEIKFPDLVTTDSPTQKVGAAPARGFAKVQHAVPMLSLGNAFSDEDVTEFVDRIRRFLKLDADHIPALVAEPKIDGLSLSLRYENGELVRAATRGDGFTGEDVTANVRTIKDIPHNLKGRNIPAACEMRGEVYMLKKDFLELNKKQAEAEDTVFANPRNSAAGSLRQKDVSITASRPLKFFAYTWGEMSERPADTQHGMLEWMDRAGFVVNPRTKLCKDVDAVLEFYNKIGEERASLGFDIDGVVYKVDRLDWQDRLGFVSRSPRWAIAHKFAAEQATTILNGIDIQVGRTGALTPVARLEPVTVGGVVVSNATLHNEDYIKGIGNDGNPIRDGVDLRVGDTVVVQRAGDVIPQVVSVIMDKRPKSAKPYKFPETCPVCGSHAVREEDEAVRRCTGALICPAQAVERLKHFVSRLAFDIDGLGDKQIQEFYEDGLVMSPVDIFTLQKRDTRSASKLMAREGYGETSVRNLFNAIDARRSIDLHRLIFALGIRHVGEGNAKLLARHYRTIENFREAMLAAAKGTKDEENTTEAYQDLNNIGGIGEIVADAVVEFFAEPRNVKALGELLREIEVKPAEQPRKSSPVSDKTVVFTGSLTKFTRDEAKAMAERLGAKVAGSVSKKTDYVVAGEDAGSKLTKARELGVAVLTEDEWLKLIGE; this comes from the coding sequence ATGGCGGTGAAAGCAAAGAAAGCGCTGGTTGACGTCGAGAAGCTCACCAAGGCCCAGGCCAAGGTCGAGCACATGCGCCTGGCGCTCGAGATCGAAGCCCACAACGAGCGCTATTACCAGAAAGACGCCCCGACCGTTTCGGATGCGGCCTATGACGCGCTGCGCCAGCGGCTGGTGGCCATTGAGATAAAGTTTCCCGATCTCGTCACCACGGATTCGCCCACGCAGAAGGTTGGCGCTGCGCCTGCGCGCGGCTTTGCGAAAGTGCAGCATGCCGTTCCGATGCTGTCGCTCGGCAATGCCTTCAGCGATGAGGACGTCACGGAGTTCGTCGATCGCATCCGGCGGTTTCTCAAGCTCGATGCCGACCATATTCCGGCACTTGTTGCCGAACCGAAGATCGACGGCCTGTCGCTATCGCTGCGCTACGAAAACGGGGAACTGGTCCGCGCCGCGACGCGCGGCGACGGCTTTACCGGCGAAGACGTCACCGCCAACGTCCGTACCATCAAGGATATTCCGCACAACCTGAAGGGCCGCAACATTCCCGCGGCCTGCGAAATGCGCGGCGAAGTCTACATGCTCAAGAAGGACTTTCTCGAGCTGAACAAGAAGCAGGCGGAAGCCGAAGACACCGTGTTTGCCAATCCGCGCAATTCGGCGGCGGGCTCGCTGCGCCAGAAGGACGTTTCGATCACCGCCTCGCGGCCGCTGAAATTCTTCGCCTATACCTGGGGCGAGATGAGCGAGCGCCCGGCCGATACCCAGCACGGCATGCTGGAGTGGATGGACAGGGCCGGTTTCGTCGTCAATCCGCGGACCAAGCTTTGCAAGGATGTCGACGCCGTCCTGGAATTCTACAACAAGATCGGCGAAGAGCGCGCCTCGCTCGGCTTTGACATCGACGGCGTGGTCTACAAGGTTGACCGGCTCGACTGGCAGGATCGCCTGGGTTTTGTTTCGCGCAGCCCGCGCTGGGCGATTGCGCATAAGTTCGCGGCCGAGCAGGCGACCACGATCCTCAATGGCATCGATATCCAGGTCGGCCGCACCGGTGCGCTGACGCCGGTGGCGCGATTGGAGCCGGTCACCGTCGGCGGCGTCGTTGTGTCGAACGCGACCCTGCATAATGAGGATTACATCAAGGGTATCGGCAACGACGGCAATCCGATTCGTGACGGCGTCGATCTTCGCGTCGGCGACACGGTTGTCGTCCAGCGCGCCGGCGACGTGATCCCGCAGGTCGTCAGCGTCATTATGGACAAGCGGCCGAAGAGCGCGAAGCCTTACAAGTTTCCGGAGACATGCCCGGTTTGCGGCAGTCATGCGGTGCGCGAGGAAGACGAGGCGGTGCGCCGCTGCACCGGCGCGCTGATCTGCCCGGCGCAGGCGGTGGAGCGGCTCAAGCATTTCGTTTCGCGGCTGGCGTTCGATATCGACGGCCTCGGCGACAAGCAGATCCAGGAATTCTACGAGGACGGTCTTGTGATGTCGCCGGTCGACATCTTCACGCTGCAGAAGCGCGACACCCGTTCGGCCAGCAAGCTGATGGCACGCGAGGGCTATGGCGAAACCTCGGTGCGCAATCTTTTCAATGCGATCGACGCCCGCCGCAGCATTGACCTGCACCGCCTGATCTTCGCGCTCGGTATCCGCCACGTCGGCGAGGGCAATGCCAAGCTGCTGGCGCGGCATTACCGCACGATCGAGAATTTTCGCGAGGCGATGCTGGCCGCCGCCAAGGGGACGAAGGACGAAGAGAATACGACCGAGGCCTATCAGGACCTCAACAATATCGGCGGCATCGGCGAGATCGTCGCCGATGCGGTGGTCGAGTTCTTCGCCGAACCGCGCAATGTGAAGGCGCTCGGCGAACTCCTGCGCGAGATCGAGGTAAAACCGGCCGAACAGCCGCGCAAGAGTTCGCCGGTGTCGGACAAGACCGTGGTGTTCACGGGCTCGCTGACCAAGTTCACACGCGACGAAGCCAAGGCAATGGCGGAGCGTCTTGGCGCCAAGGTTGCTGGATCGGTGTCGAAGAAGACGGACTATGTGGTTGCCGGCGAAGACGCCGGGTCCAAGCTGACGAAGGCGCGCGAGCTCGGCGTGGCCGTGCTGACGGAAGACGAGTGGTTGAAGCTGATCGGGGAGTGA